The genomic window GATACCGTGCCGGTTTTCATTATAGCAATTCGTACTTAAGAGTCAGTCGCTCCGAGGAGAATGGTTATAAAGGACATGGTTATAATGAATATGGGGCGAGTATCGGTTTTGGGCTTCCATTGATCGATAACCGTTCATTAGTGAACCTGTCATTTGAATACGTGAAGATCCGTCCGGAATTACGTACAATGATTGATGAGCAGTATTTCCGGTTTACGGTGAACTATACATTTAACGAATTATGGTTTTTTAAACGAAAAGTGGATTAAACCGGGAATGGCCGAAAGGGTCTAATGAGTATGATACTTTTTTGAAGGAATATAAATTTATAGCTAACTTTAATAGAAAGAGATATGAAGATCAAAGTTTTATTACTAGCGCTTGGATGTACTATGGGTACATTGGGTGCTTATGCGCAGAAAGGAGTAGATAATGGTACACAGTTCGGTTCCGGTGAGGATAGCGTGCGTTGTATTACCAATATCAGCTTGTTCGTTCCTTACGCGAAAGCCGGAAACTTCAAAGATGCCTATGATTTCTGGAAGATCGTGTACGATGAGTGTCCTGCCGCTACAAAAGATATCTATTTGTACGGTGTGAAAATTATGGGCTGGAAGATCGCCCAAGAGAAAGATCCCGCTAAGAAGAATGCTCTTATTGATGATTTGATGGGGGTTTACGACAAGCGTGTGAAATATTTTGGAAATGATCGCCGGTATGGAAAAGACTGGATCGTTGCTCGAAAAGTGCAAGATTATTTAGCGCAAACAGGCGATAATGCCGACTATAATCAGGCCTATACTTGGTTGAAGGAGATCGTTGATGAGAAAGGTGCTGATACGGAGGCTCTAGGTCTCTCCTTGTTTAGTTTCTCTTCTATGAAGAAAATGCTTAACGATCCGAACTTCAAAGAGCAGTATATTCAAGATTATTTGAAGGTTTCTGCTGGCTTGGATGCTCAGTTAAAAGCTGCGCAGGCTGCAAACAATCAAAAAGAAGTGAATGCCTTGACCGCATATAAGAGTGGTGTTGATAATGCCTTTGCAAATAGTGGTGCTGCCGATTGCGAGACTTTGCAGAATTTGTATGCTGCTAAGATCGAGGAGAATAAGGATAACTTACCTTATTTGAAAGAGACTATATCTTTGTTGAGAAGAACAGGTTGCCAAGAAATCGAGGCTTACTTTTTGGCATCAGACTATGCTTATCGTCAAGAACCTAGTGCCGAGGCAGCTGTTGGGCTAGGAAAGAAAGCCGTTAAGATAAAGGATTATGATACGGCTATTAAATACTTTGATGAGGCCGCGAATTTAGAAACGGACGCGACTTCAAAAGCTGATGATTATTATATGATCGCATTGTTGCTGTTTGAGCAAAATGCTTATTCGAAGGCTAGACAATATTGCCAGAAAGCTTTGGAGGTAAATCCAAACTATGGTAATGCTTATTTATTGATCGGCAAGATGTATGCCGCTACTTCTAAATCTGTCTTCCCGAATGATGGAGTGTTGGCAAGAGCTGCTTATAATGCCGCTATCGATAAATTTGAGAAAGCGAAACAGGTAGATCCGAGTGTTGCTGAAGAGGCTAATACTTTGATATCATCTTATCGTGCTCACCTTCCTTCTACGGAGGAGATCTTCATGCACCCGGATTTGGAGAAGGGCAAACCTTTCACTGTCGGTGGTTGGATCGGAGAGCGTACAACGATTCGGTAATTATGATAGGAAATCGTTTTCATTGTAAAACGGAAAATATGGGCATAACAACTACCTTCGTGGTGGTTGTTATGCTTCTTTTGTTTTCTGCCTCTTGCAGTAAGGAACATAAGGAGGTGGTTGATGTTGAGTTTGATCCGGACAAGACTTATACGATGAAGGCTACGGATGTGTCATCCTTGATCTCCGATTCTGGTATCACGAGATATCGCTTGAAAGCGAAAGAGTGGCAGATTTACGGGAAGGCGGCGGAACCCCATTGGTATTTCCCCGAGGGGATCTACGTGGAGAAGTTCGATACCTTATTCCAGACAGAAGCGAGTATTAAGGCGGATACAGCCTATTATTATGATAAAAAAGGGCTTTGGGAGCTGATCGGTAATGTAGAGGTGGAAAGTCTGCAAGGGGAGCATTTTGAGACTTCCCAATTGTTCTGGGACCAGAAGCAGGAGAAGGTTTATTCTGATAAGTTTATGCGTATCGAGCAAGAAGATAAGATCATAACAGGCATAGGCTTTGAGTCGAACCAAGATATGACTCAGTATAAGATATTTAACTCACAAGGTATTTTCCCGGTGAGCGATGCTCTGGCCGATACGACACGGACAGTTCAGGGGGATAGTGCCCGGGGAGATGTGTCACAAATAGATTCAATAAAAAGTAATTAAGGTGGGGACGCTGACTTATATTTTAATTTCCCTCGCATTTTCCGCATTCTTTTCCGGGATGGAGATCGCTTTTATCTCCTCCAATAAGCTTCGTTTCGAGCTGGATAAGAAGGAACGTAGTCTATCCAGTAAGATACTGGGTATTTTCTATCGTAATCCAAATTTGTTTATCTCTACCATGTTGGTAGGAAATAATATTGCGTTGGTCGTTTATGGTCTTCAGATGGCAATCGTATTGGAGCCGTTTATAGCCAAGGTGGTTGCGAATGAGGCATTGATCGTTTTTATCCAATCCGTGATATCTACGATCTTGATCTTGTTTGCCGGGGAGTTTATTCCCAAGACCATATTTAAGTTGAATCCTAATTTATCACTCAATATATTTGCGATACCATTATTTATTATATATATCATCCTGTATCCGGTCTCCAAGTTCTCTTCCCTGCTATCTTTTTTGATTTTGAAGTTAGGGGGCGTGAAGAACTTGAAAAGTTCACCTCAGGCATTAGGCAAGGTAGACTTGGATTATTTTATACAGCAAAGTCTGGAAGATGCACCTCAAAATTCGGATATGGATACGGAGGTTAAGATTTTCCAGAATGCCTTAGACTTCTCGAATGTCCGTTTGAGGGATTGTATCGTGCCCCGGACGGAGATCGTAGCCTGTGATACGTCGGCTACGATGGAGGAATTGCGTTCTAAGTTTATCGAGACAGGACTTTCGAAAATATTGGTGTATAACGAGAATATTGACAACATTATCGGATATATCCATTCTTCCGAGCTTTTCAAGAATCCGGAGGATTGGACCCAGCATATCCGTAGCGTATCGATCGTTCCGGAGACGATGGCAGCGAATAAACTGATGAAACTGCTGATGCAAGAGAAGAAGAGCTTGGCTGTTGTCGTGGATGAGTTTGGCGGTACGTCGGGTATCGTGACACTTGAGGATTTGGTGGAGGAGATTTTCGGAGAGATTGAGGACGAGCACGATATGAAGTCGCATGTGGCTAAAAAAGTATCGGACAATGAGTATTTGCTGTCGGGTAGGATGGAGATTGATACCTTGAACGAAATGTTCGGGTTGGATCTTCCTGAGTCGGATGATTATGTCACCATCGCCGGTTTTATCTTGCACTTCTATCAAAAATTCCCGAAATTGAACGAGACTGTCCAGATCGATAAATATTCGTTTAAGATAATCAAAGTAACGGCTACGAAGATCGAACTTGTACGTATGAAAGTAGGGATTTGATAAAAAAAAGGATTATATGCTGTGGAATTTCCTTTTTTTCATATCTTTGTGCCCTTAAAATGTGAAATAATAAACTTTAAAAAATAATAAAGATAAATGGCTACGCTGGAAAAAATTAGAAGCAAAGCAGGACTGCTGGTACTCGTGGTGGGTTTGGCATTGTTCGCTTTTATCATTGGAGACTTTTTAAACTCTGGTTCTACTTATTTTAGGCAATCACAGGAACGGATCGCCGAGATTGATGGAGAGGTTGTAAAAATTCAAGATTATCAAGGTCGCGTTGATGAGATGGCCGAGATGTATAAGATGCAATCCGGTTCAGCCAGCCTGCCCGAGGAATATATGACACAGATTCGCCAGTCCGTATTCGATGCGATGGTACAAGAGGTCGTGTTGGACGAGGCTACTGCTAAATTAGGTATGGGAGTAAGTCCGGAAGAATTGTTTGATATGGTTCAAGGTGAGAATATCTCTCCGTTGATCCAACAAATGCAAATGTTTACGAATCCTCAGACTGGTGCTTTTGATAAGGCCGCTTTGTTGAATTTCTTGAAACAAATCGATTCCGATAATATCGCTAGCTATCCGGCAGATCAACAGGCACAGCTGATTCAAGCTAAGAACTTCTGGTTGTTCTGGGAGAAGAACATCAAACGTCAACGTTTGGAGCAAAAATATACGACATTATTGAGTAAGGCTATTTCCGCGAATTCATTGGACGCTAAGGAAGCTTATAATGATAATGCCGAGAATTCGGATATCATTTACGCTATGCAATCATATGCTACGATTCCGGATTCAACGATTGAGGTAAGCAAGAGCGAGATCGAGAAATTGTATAAC from Parabacteroides distasonis ATCC 8503 includes these protein-coding regions:
- a CDS encoding tetratricopeptide repeat protein, with protein sequence MKIKVLLLALGCTMGTLGAYAQKGVDNGTQFGSGEDSVRCITNISLFVPYAKAGNFKDAYDFWKIVYDECPAATKDIYLYGVKIMGWKIAQEKDPAKKNALIDDLMGVYDKRVKYFGNDRRYGKDWIVARKVQDYLAQTGDNADYNQAYTWLKEIVDEKGADTEALGLSLFSFSSMKKMLNDPNFKEQYIQDYLKVSAGLDAQLKAAQAANNQKEVNALTAYKSGVDNAFANSGAADCETLQNLYAAKIEENKDNLPYLKETISLLRRTGCQEIEAYFLASDYAYRQEPSAEAAVGLGKKAVKIKDYDTAIKYFDEAANLETDATSKADDYYMIALLLFEQNAYSKARQYCQKALEVNPNYGNAYLLIGKMYAATSKSVFPNDGVLARAAYNAAIDKFEKAKQVDPSVAEEANTLISSYRAHLPSTEEIFMHPDLEKGKPFTVGGWIGERTTIR
- the lptC gene encoding LPS export ABC transporter periplasmic protein LptC; translation: MIGNRFHCKTENMGITTTFVVVVMLLLFSASCSKEHKEVVDVEFDPDKTYTMKATDVSSLISDSGITRYRLKAKEWQIYGKAAEPHWYFPEGIYVEKFDTLFQTEASIKADTAYYYDKKGLWELIGNVEVESLQGEHFETSQLFWDQKQEKVYSDKFMRIEQEDKIITGIGFESNQDMTQYKIFNSQGIFPVSDALADTTRTVQGDSARGDVSQIDSIKSN
- a CDS encoding hemolysin family protein; the protein is MGTLTYILISLAFSAFFSGMEIAFISSNKLRFELDKKERSLSSKILGIFYRNPNLFISTMLVGNNIALVVYGLQMAIVLEPFIAKVVANEALIVFIQSVISTILILFAGEFIPKTIFKLNPNLSLNIFAIPLFIIYIILYPVSKFSSLLSFLILKLGGVKNLKSSPQALGKVDLDYFIQQSLEDAPQNSDMDTEVKIFQNALDFSNVRLRDCIVPRTEIVACDTSATMEELRSKFIETGLSKILVYNENIDNIIGYIHSSELFKNPEDWTQHIRSVSIVPETMAANKLMKLLMQEKKSLAVVVDEFGGTSGIVTLEDLVEEIFGEIEDEHDMKSHVAKKVSDNEYLLSGRMEIDTLNEMFGLDLPESDDYVTIAGFILHFYQKFPKLNETVQIDKYSFKIIKVTATKIELVRMKVGI